From one Verrucomicrobiota bacterium genomic stretch:
- the prmC gene encoding peptide chain release factor N(5)-glutamine methyltransferase, protein MEETLLELMKRAVRFLEQRGVPRPKCDVEWMFSTMLGYQRLALYLNGHRTISTHQKQQLRTWLQRRAQREPLQYILEKVEFYGISLHVDPRVLIPRPETEFLVDWLCTQQVQQPKTILDLGTGSGAIAIALANHFPEAQVVAVDISPDALEVAQENARHHQISNIHFIVSDWFKNIPQQRFDWIIANPPYLTEEEYATAEAEVRQYEPKNALVAEQEGFQHLDQILQTAPRFLQSQGIVALETGILHSHILQERYQAYRMTKILQDLTGRDRFFIAMNGG, encoded by the coding sequence GTGGAAGAGACGTTGTTGGAGTTGATGAAGCGTGCGGTCCGGTTTTTAGAGCAACGGGGTGTGCCGAGGCCGAAATGCGATGTCGAATGGATGTTTTCCACCATGCTCGGATACCAACGTCTGGCGCTCTATCTCAACGGGCACAGGACGATTAGTACTCATCAAAAGCAACAGCTTCGAACGTGGCTTCAGCGCCGAGCACAACGGGAACCGCTACAGTATATTCTAGAAAAAGTCGAGTTTTACGGCATATCCCTTCATGTTGACCCACGCGTTTTAATTCCGCGACCAGAGACGGAATTTTTAGTCGATTGGCTGTGTACCCAGCAGGTGCAGCAACCCAAAACGATTTTAGATCTCGGCACCGGTAGTGGCGCGATAGCGATTGCGCTCGCGAATCATTTCCCGGAAGCCCAAGTCGTGGCCGTAGATATTTCGCCTGATGCGCTTGAGGTTGCACAAGAAAATGCACGTCATCACCAAATTTCAAACATTCACTTTATCGTTTCAGATTGGTTTAAAAATATTCCGCAGCAGCGTTTTGATTGGATTATTGCGAATCCGCCTTACTTAACCGAAGAAGAGTACGCAACCGCAGAAGCAGAAGTCCGACAATATGAACCGAAAAATGCCCTCGTTGCTGAGCAAGAAGGCTTTCAGCACCTTGATCAGATTTTACAGACAGCGCCCCGGTTTCTTCAATCACAGGGTATAGTCGCTTTAGAAACGGGCATCCTCCATTCCCATATTTTACAAGAACGCTACCAAGCTTACAGGATGACGAAAATCCTCCAGGATCTTACAGGCCGTGACCGCTTTTTCATCGCAATGAACGGTGGGTGA
- the sctS gene encoding type III secretion system export apparatus subunit SctS, whose product MDQDFIINITEQAMLLVLILSMPPILIATCVGLMTSLLQALTQIQEQTLSFAIKLFFTVLVLSLSAYWIGDQLMAFANFLFTSFATIIR is encoded by the coding sequence ATGGATCAGGATTTCATCATCAACATTACGGAGCAGGCGATGTTGCTCGTGCTCATCCTCTCGATGCCTCCGATCTTGATTGCGACTTGCGTCGGGTTAATGACGAGCCTACTCCAAGCCCTAACGCAGATCCAGGAACAGACGCTGAGTTTCGCGATCAAACTCTTTTTCACCGTACTCGTCCTGTCGCTTTCGGCGTATTGGATTGGTGATCAGCTGATGGCCTTTGCGAACTTCTTGTTTACTTCATTTGCGACGATTATCCGATGA
- the trmD gene encoding tRNA (guanosine(37)-N1)-methyltransferase TrmD, translating to MRIDLISLFPDMLDGFMASSILARAQKQGFLEYHKHNLRQWSENKHFKVDDRPFGGGAGMLLQPGPVIRAIQALRTEESCVIYPCPDGVPLTTEQVQILAQHTHLIFLSGHYEGLDQRVRDRYIDQEFSIGDYVLTNGTLAAAVMIDAICRYIPGVLGNNVSLEQDSLSDGLLTFPQYTQPREFEGITVPEVLLSGNHAEIDRWRYAQRLEKTRQRRPDLWAKYIQSHNDGS from the coding sequence ATGCGCATCGATCTGATATCACTTTTTCCGGATATGCTCGATGGGTTTATGGCGTCATCGATTTTAGCGCGGGCGCAGAAACAAGGTTTTTTAGAATATCACAAACACAATTTACGGCAGTGGTCCGAGAATAAACATTTCAAGGTAGATGATCGACCGTTTGGGGGTGGTGCAGGGATGTTATTACAGCCCGGACCGGTTATACGTGCGATCCAAGCGTTACGGACGGAGGAGAGTTGTGTGATTTATCCCTGTCCGGATGGGGTACCGTTGACGACGGAACAGGTACAGATTTTAGCGCAACATACGCATCTGATTTTTTTATCGGGGCATTATGAAGGACTCGATCAACGGGTTCGTGACCGGTACATTGATCAAGAATTTTCTATTGGTGATTATGTTTTAACCAATGGGACGTTAGCTGCAGCGGTGATGATTGATGCGATTTGCCGTTATATTCCAGGGGTTTTAGGTAATAATGTTTCTCTTGAACAAGATTCACTGAGCGATGGGCTTTTAACGTTTCCGCAGTATACACAGCCCCGGGAATTTGAAGGAATAACGGTACCGGAAGTGCTTTTAAGTGGGAATCATGCGGAAATTGATCGCTGGCGATATGCGCAACGTTTGGAAAAAACCCGTCAACGGCGTCCCGATTTATGGGCGAAATACATCCAATCGCATAACGACGGCTCGTAA
- a CDS encoding flagellar biosynthetic protein FliO: MVEFAVIVKAVIFLVLLALGGYFFVLFRRRNWFLTAEHKDKGPDTLQVVRQLPIGGRSSLAIIRCNQQKFLIGVSPSGITAIGELQATPTDSASFGKIGAINTSYVVNTPPGESAGKSETE; encoded by the coding sequence ATGGTTGAGTTTGCCGTTATTGTTAAAGCGGTCATCTTCCTGGTGCTCTTAGCACTTGGAGGATACTTTTTTGTTCTCTTTCGTCGTCGCAACTGGTTTTTAACGGCGGAGCATAAGGACAAAGGTCCGGATACGCTCCAGGTGGTCCGGCAACTACCGATCGGGGGGCGCAGTTCATTAGCGATCATTCGTTGTAATCAACAAAAGTTTCTGATCGGAGTGAGTCCCTCAGGCATTACCGCGATTGGAGAGCTCCAGGCAACACCGACGGACAGTGCTTCATTTGGTAAAATTGGGGCTATCAATACCTCCTATGTGGTGAACACACCGCCCGGGGAGTCTGCGGGGAAAAGCGAGACTGAATAA
- the gyrA gene encoding DNA gyrase subunit A: MTENTLTEKILPSDISDVMQRSYIDYSMSVIVSRALPDARDGLKPVQRRILYAMLREGLVNARPFDKCAGVVGEVLKNYHPHGDSSVYETLVRLGQNWVMRYPLITPQGNFGSIDGDPPAAYRYTECKLEKISEDLLKDIDEQTVDFQPNYKESTTEPTVLPSALPNLLMNGSTGIAVGMTTNIPPHNLGELIDALCRMIDDPLTTVDDLCGIIKGPDFPTGGSVIGLENIQKYLRTGRGIIRNRGVIEVEIQSNGREQLVITTVPYNTNRAAIVTRIAELINDKVIDEASDLRDESDENTRIVIELKRNESPRVVINKLWKLTPMESSFGVILLALDGRRPKQMNIKELLECYLDHRREVIFRRTQFRLQKAEARAHILEGYKVALANLDDFVRIIRQSKDRETAKAEFLKRYPLSERQVDAILELRLYQLTGLEQAKIEEEYAKLIQQIEEYRHILNNEQLLLGVVKQELLALKDVYASPRMTAILPAEDEFRIEDVIANEGCIVTVTANGFIKRTSNDAYRSQKRGGKGVIGAGQHEDDTITNLLSASTHDYIMFVMTNGRVYVEKIYEIPEGARTSKGRSIVNILEMQPDEKIAAMICFPEFSEEKHLIMCTKKGVVKKTNLNAYANYRRGGIIGIEVDEGDDILSARLSGGIDEVVLITHNGMSIRFSETELRDQGRATRGVRGISLYDNDYVVAMTIVDDAATFLIAAENGQGKRSSFESYRLQKRAGHGVIAIKMAAKVGVAAALTVSETDEIMAVTQHGQAVRFPVKGVRVIGRTTQGVRLVNLEKGDKLVGISRLIEVEDAA, translated from the coding sequence ATGACCGAAAACACTTTAACTGAAAAAATTCTGCCGTCTGACATTAGCGATGTCATGCAACGGTCGTATATCGATTATTCCATGTCGGTCATCGTGAGCCGTGCGCTACCCGATGCACGTGATGGACTTAAGCCCGTCCAACGCCGTATCCTCTATGCGATGCTCCGGGAGGGACTTGTCAATGCACGGCCCTTCGATAAGTGTGCGGGTGTCGTCGGTGAGGTTTTAAAAAATTATCACCCACACGGCGATTCATCGGTCTATGAAACCCTCGTACGCTTAGGGCAAAATTGGGTTATGCGGTATCCGCTCATCACCCCCCAGGGGAATTTTGGTTCCATTGATGGCGACCCACCAGCGGCCTACCGTTACACGGAATGTAAGCTCGAAAAGATTTCCGAAGACCTTTTGAAGGACATCGACGAGCAAACGGTCGATTTCCAGCCCAATTATAAAGAAAGCACGACAGAACCCACCGTTCTGCCCTCCGCGCTCCCGAATCTCTTGATGAACGGCTCGACGGGAATTGCGGTTGGGATGACCACAAATATTCCTCCCCATAATCTCGGCGAACTCATTGATGCACTATGCCGGATGATTGATGATCCGCTTACAACGGTCGACGACCTTTGCGGAATTATCAAGGGCCCGGATTTTCCTACCGGTGGTTCAGTTATTGGACTCGAAAATATCCAAAAATACTTACGTACTGGACGAGGCATTATCCGTAACCGCGGTGTTATTGAAGTTGAAATACAGAGTAATGGCCGTGAACAGCTGGTCATTACAACGGTGCCGTACAACACCAATCGGGCAGCGATCGTTACACGAATTGCGGAGCTGATCAACGATAAGGTTATTGACGAAGCAAGCGATCTCCGCGACGAATCGGACGAAAACACTCGCATTGTAATCGAACTCAAACGCAACGAATCGCCACGGGTTGTCATTAATAAGCTCTGGAAGCTAACGCCGATGGAATCGTCTTTTGGTGTCATTCTCCTCGCGCTCGACGGACGTCGGCCGAAGCAGATGAACATCAAGGAATTACTCGAGTGCTATCTCGATCACCGTCGCGAAGTCATCTTCCGTCGGACACAATTCCGGCTCCAAAAGGCCGAAGCGAGGGCCCATATTTTAGAGGGATACAAAGTTGCACTCGCGAATCTCGATGATTTCGTCCGTATTATCCGGCAATCTAAGGATCGTGAGACTGCGAAAGCCGAATTTTTAAAGCGCTATCCCCTCTCGGAACGCCAGGTAGATGCAATTTTAGAGCTACGCCTTTACCAGCTCACGGGACTCGAACAGGCCAAAATTGAAGAAGAGTACGCAAAACTTATCCAACAGATCGAGGAATATCGTCACATTTTAAATAACGAACAGCTCCTACTGGGTGTCGTCAAACAAGAGCTCTTGGCGCTTAAGGATGTGTATGCTTCGCCTCGGATGACCGCAATTTTACCTGCTGAAGACGAATTTCGCATCGAAGACGTTATTGCGAATGAAGGGTGTATTGTGACGGTAACCGCTAATGGCTTTATTAAGCGTACGAGCAACGATGCATACCGCTCCCAGAAGCGTGGCGGTAAAGGGGTTATCGGCGCGGGACAGCACGAAGACGATACAATTACGAACCTGCTCTCCGCAAGTACGCACGACTATATCATGTTCGTCATGACGAATGGACGCGTATATGTCGAAAAAATTTACGAAATCCCCGAGGGAGCACGGACATCGAAAGGCCGTTCGATCGTTAATATCCTCGAAATGCAGCCCGATGAAAAGATCGCGGCGATGATCTGTTTCCCAGAATTTTCCGAGGAAAAACACCTCATTATGTGCACAAAGAAGGGCGTCGTAAAAAAGACTAACCTCAACGCCTATGCCAATTACCGTCGCGGCGGGATTATTGGGATCGAGGTCGATGAGGGCGATGATATCCTTTCGGCGCGTCTCTCAGGTGGCATTGACGAAGTCGTCTTAATTACCCACAACGGTATGTCGATCCGCTTTAGCGAGACCGAGCTTCGGGATCAGGGACGAGCAACTCGTGGTGTTCGGGGCATTTCCCTCTATGACAACGATTACGTGGTCGCAATGACAATCGTCGACGACGCAGCGACTTTTCTGATTGCCGCCGAAAATGGCCAAGGGAAGCGCTCTTCCTTTGAGAGCTATCGTCTACAAAAGCGGGCGGGACACGGCGTGATTGCGATTAAAATGGCCGCTAAAGTCGGTGTTGCCGCAGCCCTAACGGTAAGCGAAACGGACGAGATCATGGCGGTAACCCAACACGGCCAAGCGGTACGTTTCCCTGTCAAAGGCGTCCGTGTCATTGGCCGGACGACTCAAGGTGTTCGGCTCGTCAATCTCGAAAAAGGCGACAAACTCGTCGGCATCAGCCGCCTCATCGAAGTCGAAGACGCTGCCTAA
- a CDS encoding MarC family protein, with amino-acid sequence MEPCAFVASLAQDCLHSGTFTECFWQVFLAVCPLAVVALYLSMTIEYTVKERIRTACTACLVSWGFMVLTVLAGRKALETIGVEFNAFQIAGGALLLLTGFSMVRSGDPEIPGKNDNGQTKRKRADISIVPVAIPLISGPSVLTIIIANRGTCLDYSCCISCLSAVTMVAVLMYGILYLTARGAQWLTPAVLKLAFRLSGLFLIAIGVQFMMDGLKSTEWILQLVK; translated from the coding sequence ATGGAACCGTGCGCATTCGTCGCGTCGCTCGCGCAAGATTGTCTCCACAGTGGGACTTTTACAGAATGTTTTTGGCAGGTCTTTCTTGCCGTCTGTCCTTTAGCGGTTGTCGCACTTTATCTCAGCATGACGATCGAGTACACGGTTAAGGAGCGCATCCGAACAGCGTGTACGGCGTGTCTCGTTTCTTGGGGATTCATGGTTTTGACGGTACTTGCGGGACGCAAGGCACTTGAAACTATTGGTGTCGAGTTTAATGCGTTTCAGATCGCAGGTGGTGCGCTACTTCTTTTGACGGGATTTAGCATGGTCCGCTCTGGAGATCCGGAAATTCCCGGCAAGAACGATAATGGCCAGACGAAGAGGAAGCGTGCGGATATTTCGATTGTACCTGTGGCCATTCCGCTCATTTCGGGGCCCAGTGTACTGACGATTATTATTGCGAACCGTGGCACCTGTCTCGACTACTCCTGCTGTATCTCTTGCTTGTCCGCAGTCACAATGGTCGCCGTGCTCATGTACGGCATTTTGTACCTAACCGCTCGAGGTGCGCAGTGGCTCACGCCGGCAGTCCTCAAACTCGCATTCCGCCTATCGGGGCTCTTTCTCATCGCGATTGGTGTCCAATTTATGATGGATGGCCTCAAGTCGACCGAGTGGATTTTGCAGCTCGTTAAGTAA
- the rplS gene encoding 50S ribosomal protein L19, whose product MNRIIEELTAKQLIAGRDHFKVGDGVRVHVKVREGDKERIQIFSGIVIAKKHGGISETFTVRRVVAGEGVERVFPKNSPSIAKIEVERESIPMRAKLYYIRKRIGKDAMKVRERKR is encoded by the coding sequence ATGAACCGCATCATTGAGGAATTGACCGCGAAACAGCTCATCGCGGGGCGTGATCATTTCAAAGTCGGCGATGGCGTCCGGGTCCACGTGAAGGTACGCGAAGGCGATAAGGAGCGTATTCAGATTTTTTCGGGTATTGTAATCGCCAAAAAGCACGGTGGGATTTCCGAGACCTTTACGGTACGCCGTGTGGTTGCGGGCGAAGGTGTTGAGCGGGTATTCCCTAAAAACTCACCGAGTATCGCGAAGATTGAGGTGGAGCGTGAAAGTATTCCGATGCGCGCGAAGCTCTACTACATCCGGAAGCGGATTGGTAAGGATGCGATGAAGGTCCGGGAGCGGAAACGCTAG
- the sctU gene encoding type III secretion system export apparatus subunit SctU — MGEKTEEPTPKRIRDARNKGNIAKSQDVTSTATLIGAFCFVGLGWDSHLNDLAELMLIPTVFIGNCNLADYKDQVLWAVVAKSGAIITPCLAMVALMGLIANFAQVGLLFTTQPIMPDLNKINPISKAQQMFSMKNIVEMLKSTVKILFLGFLIYGLIKSVFDDLLLLPYCGLGGVFSILGPVMKDFAKLVIFAYIAVAAVDYAYQKYNWKQQLMMSKDEIKQEYKESEGDGQVKSKRKQIHQEMMEEDPPQRTKHASALVTNPEHVAVALLYNFEQPIFLLPIVLAKGVGRVAEEMIKVAKDEGIPIVRNVPLAHALLDTSQVMRYIPRELILPVAEVLRWVKEARSPQYQGPLIRDDEDNF, encoded by the coding sequence ATGGGAGAAAAGACTGAAGAGCCGACACCGAAAAGAATCCGCGATGCCCGGAATAAAGGGAATATCGCCAAGAGTCAGGACGTTACCTCGACCGCAACCCTCATCGGTGCGTTTTGTTTTGTCGGCCTCGGTTGGGATTCACACCTTAATGATCTGGCCGAGCTTATGCTCATTCCGACGGTTTTTATCGGCAACTGTAACCTTGCGGACTACAAAGATCAAGTTCTCTGGGCGGTTGTGGCCAAATCGGGAGCGATCATTACGCCTTGTCTTGCGATGGTTGCGCTGATGGGGCTCATTGCGAATTTTGCGCAAGTGGGACTTTTATTTACGACGCAGCCGATTATGCCGGATCTCAACAAGATCAATCCGATATCGAAAGCGCAACAGATGTTTTCGATGAAAAATATCGTTGAGATGCTCAAATCGACGGTCAAAATTTTATTTCTCGGATTTTTAATTTATGGTCTCATCAAGAGTGTTTTTGATGACTTGTTGCTCTTGCCGTACTGTGGATTAGGGGGTGTGTTTAGTATTTTAGGTCCGGTGATGAAGGACTTTGCGAAGCTCGTGATTTTCGCATACATTGCGGTTGCGGCGGTCGACTACGCCTACCAGAAATACAACTGGAAGCAACAGCTTATGATGAGTAAGGACGAGATCAAGCAAGAGTACAAAGAATCCGAAGGTGATGGGCAGGTCAAAAGTAAACGTAAGCAGATCCACCAGGAGATGATGGAGGAAGACCCGCCACAGCGCACAAAACACGCATCCGCTTTAGTCACAAACCCGGAGCACGTCGCCGTTGCATTGCTCTATAATTTCGAACAACCGATTTTTCTTCTACCGATTGTATTGGCGAAAGGCGTAGGAAGGGTCGCCGAAGAGATGATCAAAGTCGCTAAAGACGAAGGGATTCCCATTGTCCGGAACGTTCCACTCGCTCACGCACTATTGGATACTTCCCAAGTCATGCGCTACATTCCGCGCGAACTCATTCTTCCGGTTGCCGAAGTCCTCCGCTGGGTCAAAGAAGCTCGCTCCCCGCAGTATCAGGGCCCGCTCATTCGGGATGATGAGGACAATTTTTAA
- the sctT gene encoding type III secretion system export apparatus subunit SctT, translating into MNPGIQYLGGVLMMMMLCLVRLAAALSLTPVFAKQYIMGTGRNVVILAMALPLFYTVFPECPSTQLPISILILTICKEVIIGALLGYLSGFIFYAADSVGFIIDIQRGSSMAMTFDPVAGSQTSLIGSFLTQMIATLFFTMGGFLFFLGLIYQTYIIWPVFGFYPTFDANFPAFVMSFVDDLMEVIFCFSAPILLVLFLSEFGLGMISRFAPQLNVFFMAMPVKSWLSMFFLLFYFSLLGELFHYYFFTQSKMALFVNKVFH; encoded by the coding sequence ATGAATCCAGGGATCCAATACCTCGGCGGGGTGCTCATGATGATGATGCTCTGCCTTGTGCGTCTCGCCGCGGCGCTTTCGTTGACGCCAGTTTTCGCGAAGCAGTACATTATGGGAACGGGACGAAATGTTGTGATCTTAGCGATGGCACTTCCGCTATTTTACACGGTTTTCCCGGAATGTCCATCGACGCAGCTTCCGATTTCGATCCTGATTTTAACGATCTGCAAAGAAGTGATTATTGGAGCGCTTTTGGGATATCTTTCGGGCTTTATTTTTTACGCTGCGGATAGCGTCGGGTTTATTATCGATATTCAACGGGGATCGTCGATGGCGATGACGTTTGACCCAGTTGCGGGTTCACAGACCTCCTTAATCGGTAGCTTTTTGACGCAGATGATCGCAACGCTGTTTTTTACGATGGGGGGATTCTTGTTCTTCCTCGGACTGATCTACCAGACCTACATTATCTGGCCGGTTTTCGGGTTTTATCCGACATTTGACGCCAATTTCCCAGCATTTGTGATGTCCTTTGTCGACGATCTCATGGAGGTTATTTTCTGTTTTTCAGCTCCGATTCTCCTTGTTTTATTTCTCTCGGAATTTGGACTCGGTATGATCAGTCGGTTCGCGCCGCAGCTAAACGTATTCTTTATGGCGATGCCGGTCAAGAGCTGGCTATCGATGTTTTTTTTACTGTTTTACTTTTCGTTGCTTGGAGAACTGTTCCACTACTACTTCTTTACGCAGAGTAAGATGGCGTTGTTCGTCAATAAGGTGTTTCATTAA
- the atpA gene encoding F0F1 ATP synthase subunit alpha has translation MSDSIIAQIREEIFAVQPSTVKKNVGTILSVADGVAVVNGLSEVMYNEMIDFGNGIFGVALNLEEDFVGVVILGDDTALKSGMQATATGKLLSVPVGKALLGRVIDALGQPLDGYGKILTEEQYPIETIAPGIMPRKSVNQPLQTGILAIDAMIPIGRGQRELIIGDRSTGKSTIAIDTIINQAKINREGLTSGDPNFRPVYSIYVAIGQKNSTIARTIKTLTDHNAMEFTVIINASAADNPTNQYIAPYAGCAMGEWFMHNGMDALIVYDDLSKHAVAYRQICLILKRPSGREAYPGDVFYLHSKLLERAARLDAQHGGGSLTALPIIETQAGDVSAYIPTNVISITDGQIFLDTGLFNKGIRPAISIGISVSRVGSSAQMKAFKQVAGKLKLELGQYYELSSFAQFGSDLDPQTQQQLDRGARIVELFKQPANTPYSASSQVVLLWSINAGVFDKIPLDHVNAAADSLLGYCATAGLHILTAIAQEQKLTDAIEDQLRALIEDWQKSRA, from the coding sequence ATGTCTGACTCGATTATCGCGCAAATCCGTGAGGAGATTTTCGCCGTTCAGCCCTCGACCGTAAAGAAAAATGTCGGTACGATTCTTTCTGTCGCCGATGGTGTAGCGGTGGTTAATGGCCTCTCCGAGGTGATGTATAACGAGATGATCGATTTCGGAAACGGTATTTTCGGTGTCGCGCTCAACTTGGAAGAAGATTTCGTCGGCGTCGTTATTTTAGGTGACGATACAGCCCTTAAATCCGGGATGCAAGCAACGGCTACCGGTAAACTCCTTTCCGTACCCGTTGGGAAAGCACTATTGGGACGCGTCATTGACGCCCTCGGCCAGCCCCTCGACGGCTATGGGAAAATTCTCACCGAGGAACAATACCCGATTGAGACCATCGCTCCAGGGATTATGCCCCGTAAGTCCGTGAACCAACCGCTTCAAACGGGGATTCTCGCCATTGATGCCATGATCCCTATCGGTCGTGGTCAACGAGAACTCATTATCGGTGACCGCTCCACCGGGAAATCGACCATCGCAATTGATACAATTATCAATCAAGCTAAGATTAACCGCGAAGGCCTTACCTCCGGTGATCCAAACTTCCGCCCGGTTTACTCCATTTACGTCGCGATTGGTCAGAAAAATTCAACGATCGCCCGGACGATTAAGACGCTCACCGATCACAATGCGATGGAGTTTACGGTGATCATTAACGCATCCGCTGCCGATAATCCGACAAACCAATACATTGCCCCTTACGCCGGTTGCGCCATGGGGGAATGGTTCATGCATAACGGGATGGATGCCCTTATTGTATACGACGACCTCTCCAAGCATGCCGTCGCGTACCGTCAAATTTGCCTCATTTTAAAACGTCCCTCCGGGCGTGAAGCCTATCCGGGCGACGTGTTTTACCTCCATTCCAAATTACTTGAACGCGCCGCACGTCTTGATGCGCAACACGGTGGAGGCTCTCTCACGGCACTCCCAATCATCGAAACGCAAGCGGGTGACGTCTCAGCCTACATTCCGACGAACGTTATTTCCATCACCGATGGACAAATTTTCCTCGACACCGGTCTCTTTAACAAAGGTATTCGTCCGGCGATATCGATTGGAATCTCAGTTTCCCGTGTCGGATCTTCAGCACAGATGAAAGCCTTTAAACAGGTCGCCGGGAAGCTCAAACTCGAACTCGGACAGTACTACGAACTGAGCTCCTTTGCACAGTTTGGCTCCGATCTCGATCCCCAAACTCAACAACAACTCGATCGCGGTGCACGTATCGTCGAACTCTTCAAGCAACCCGCCAATACGCCCTACAGCGCCTCCTCCCAAGTGGTTCTCTTATGGTCGATCAACGCCGGTGTTTTCGACAAAATCCCGCTAGACCATGTGAATGCTGCTGCAGACTCACTTCTAGGTTACTGCGCAACTGCCGGTCTACACATTCTCACTGCGATTGCTCAAGAACAGAAGCTCACCGACGCCATCGAGGACCAACTCCGCGCGCTCATCGAAGACTGGCAAAAATCACGCGCTTAA